A DNA window from Anastrepha obliqua isolate idAnaObli1 chromosome 5, idAnaObli1_1.0, whole genome shotgun sequence contains the following coding sequences:
- the LOC129248579 gene encoding lipase member H yields the protein MLQLSIQNQETSVSNLARTLWTIVILLLPTSQAKSFFNYDHQLHQYAVDATTETAQPPLTTTEATTRDIVIGPCRWVIGRKCPDQDVRFYLYTRRNPVDRQSLHIDETLDKSNLTNSYFNPRYQTKIIIHGYNADMFMGTLQQLRREYLLRDEYNIIYVDWAILAPGPCYLSAVHNTKHVGACVAQLVERILEMGTTDMHVVGFSLGAQLSNYIARNLGSFQLPRITGLDPAMPLFITAGINDKLDPSDAVFVDVIHTNAFVQGKIERCGHADFYMNNGIMQPGCNKAGTNPFACSHQRAVEYFQESIRSRKGFWGWACSSYISYLLGMCPQTNYLHEAGENIKTSTKGMFLVDTNDTAPYALGKWTDLPTLGKQKPAVTKGPVTITLPPAGNFRDPLLRQIDQWNKLDTNFNNVEHSPTPFSQDPIGENWTYFSGAGTGDITDGLKDANDHVQNSVEEESVADVQKVDETHVEWQEYRRNLTVGYIENSIFKVPHIEGEELNGNRLRRQPRVNDE from the exons ATGCTTCAATTATCGATACAGAACCAAGAAACAAGCGTTTCGAACCTAGCACGGACCTTATGGACCatag TCATTCTCTTATTACCCACCAGCCAAGCCAAATCATTTTTCAATTATGACCATCAACTGCATCAGTACGCTGTTGACGCAACTACAGAAACGGCGCAGCCGCCACTTACAACAACAGAGGCGACAACGCGCGACATCGTAATTGGTCCCTGTCGTTGGGTTATCGGACGCAAATGCCCCGACCAGGATGTACGCTTCTACTTGTATACTCGTCGTAATCCTGTGGATCGTCAAAGTTTGCACATCGATGAAACGCTGGATAAGTCCAATTTGACCAATTCATATTTTAATCCTCGTTATCAGACAAAGATTATCATACATGGTTATAATGCGGATATGTTTATGGGTACATTGCAGCAGTTGCGCCGAG AATATTTACTACGGGATGAATACAACATTATCTATGTGGATTGGGCCATATTGGCACCGGGCCCGTGCTATTTGAGCGCCGTACACAATACCAAACATGTGGGAGCTTGTGTAGCACAATTGGTTGAGCGCATTTTGGAAATGGGCACTACGGATATGCACGTCGTAGGATTCTCATTGGGCGCACAGCTATCGAATTATATTGCGCGTAACCTGGGCTCTTTTCAGCTGCCGAGAATAACTG GTCTCGATCCTGCCATGCCGCTTTTCATCACCGCCGGCATCAATGATAAATTGGACCCCAGCGACGCCGTCTTTGTGGATGTGATACATACGAATGCCTTTGTGCAAGGCAAAATAGAGCGTTGTGGACATGCGGATTTTTACATGAATAACGGCATCATGCAACCCGGCTGCAACAAAGCGGGCACAA ATCCCTTTGCCTGCAGCCATCAACGTGCCGTCGAATATTTTCAAGAGTCGATACGTTCACGCAAAGGTTTTTGGGGCTGGGCTTGCAGCTCGTACATCTCATATTTGCTGGGCATGTGCCCGCAAACGAATTACTTACACGAGGCCggcgaaaatataaaaaccagCACGAAGGGCATGTTTCTGGTCGATACCAATGATACAGCGCCTTACGCTTTAGGCAAATGGACCGATTTGCCAACGTTGGGTAAACAAAAGCCCGCAGTGACTAAGGGACCTGTCACAATCACCTTACCGCCTGCAGGAAATTTCCGCGATCCATTGTTGCGTCAAATCGATCAATGGAATAAATTGGATACGAATTTCAATAATGTCGAACATTCGCCAACGCCATTTTCTCAAGATCCTATTGGTGAAAATTGGACATATTTTAGTGGCGCTGGCACGGGTGATATAACCGATGGCTTGAAGGATGCAAATGATCACGTTCAGAATTCTGTGGAGGAAGAAAGTGTGGCGGATGTGCAGAAAGTGGACGAGACGCATGTGGAATGGCAGGAATATCGTCGAAATTTGACTGTTGGCTATATAGAAAACAGTATTTTCAAAGTGCCTCATATTGAAGGTGAAGAATTGAATGGTAATAGGTTACGGCGACAGCCTCGTGTAAATGATGAATAA